The Radiobacillus deserti genomic interval AACAAGATGTTGTTCTTTACCCTGGAACGATACTATCAGGAAAAACCATCATTAAAACAAATGCTGAAATCGGCCCAAACTCGGAAATTGTAGACTGTATTGTGGGCGAAGAAACACAGATTAAACAAAGTGTTGCTAAACAAAGCGAAATTGGCAACCAAGTGTCTATTGGTCCATTTGCTCATATTCGCCCAGATGCATCGATTGGGAATGAAGTGAAAATCGGTAATTTCGTAGAAGTGAAAAAAGCTGTAATTGATGATAAATCGAAAGTATCTCACTTAAGTTACATTGGAGATGCAGAAGTAGGAAAAGATGTAAATGTCGGTTGTGGCACGATTACAGTAAACTATGATGGAAAGAATAAGCATTTAACGAAGATTGAAGATGGAGCATTTATTGGTTGTAACTCGAATCTAATTGCACCTGTGACGATTGGAAAGGGTGCCTATGTAGCTGCAGGTTCTACGATAAACAAAAATGTTCCAGAAGAAGCACTTTCGATTGCGCGTGTAAGACAAGAAAATAAAGAAGGTTATGTAAAGCGCCTAAAAAAATAAAAAGGCTTGTCTCTTTATCGGGTTAATCCAGTGCGGACAGGTTGTATTACCCGTCACTCCTATTCTAGGTGTAGGGGTGAAGGAGCCATGGGGATAAAAATAAACATACAATTGGAGGATTAGAGCATGTCATCGGGTTATAAAGATTCGTCGCTTAAGGTTTTTTCATTAAATTCAAATCAGGAACTAGCAAAAGAAATTGCTAATCACATAGGGATTGAACTAGGAAAATGTTCGGTTACGACATTTAGTGATGGAGAAGTACAAATTAACATTGAAGAAAGTGTACGTGGTTGTGATGTGTATGTTGTTCAATCTACATCTGAACCCGTGAACCAACACATGATGGAGCTTCTTATCATGATTGATGCTCTAAAACGAGCATCTGCTAGCTCTATCAATATCGTGATGCCGTATTACGGCTATGCGCGTCAAGATCGTAAAGCGCGTGCAAGAGAACCGATTACAGCTAAACTAGTAGCGGATTTATTGCAAACAGCAGGTGCTTCAAGAGTGATTACACTAGATTTACACGCACCACAAATCCAAGGGTTCTTTGATATCCCTGTGGATCAACTAGTAGGGGTACCTATATTAGCAGATTATTTCCTGAAAAAAGAGTTAGATGATATTGTCGTGGTATCACCAGACCATGGTGGCGTCACGCGTGCGCGACATATGGCGGATCGATTAAAAGCTCCAATTGCAATTATTGATAAAAGACGTCCGAAGCCAAATGTGGCAGAGGTCATGAATATTGTAGGGAATATCGAAGGAAAAACAGCTATCCTAATCGATGATATTATTGATACAGCTGGGACGATTACTCTTGCCGCAAATGCTTTAATAGAAAATGGTGCAACAGAAGTGTATGCATGCTGTACACATCCAGTGCTATCTGGACCTGCCATTGAACGTATTGATAATTCCAAGATTAAAGAGCTCATTGTGACTAATAGTATTGCTTTAAAAGAAGAAAAGAAAATGGACAAGCTTAGTCAGCTTTCTGTTGCTCCATTGATTAGTGAAGCAATTGTACGTGTCCACGAGCTGCAATCTGTAAGTATTCTTTTTGATTAATCATGCTACATGTGTTTATTTCTACCAATTTCCGGGGAATATAACGTAATAGAAGTTATTTTCATGGAGGGTGATTATATTGACAGTCACATTAAAGGTAGACAATAGAGAAGATTTAACACAATCTAACACTAGAAAAATTAGACATAACGGAATGATTCCTGCGGTTGTTTACGGGAATGATAGAGAACCTACTACGATTTCAGTTAACAGTTTAGAATTATTAAAAACCGTGAGAGATGAAGGTAGAAACGCAATTATCTCATTAGACGTGAATGGGGAATCAGTAGATGTTATGCTACATGATTACCAAGTAGAACCTATAAAAGGAGAATTATTACACGCAGATTTTTTTGTGGTAAATATGTCTCAAGAAATGGACGTTGAGGTAGCGGTGCATTTAACTGGTGAATCGGTCGGGGTGAAAGATGGTGGAGTGCTGCAACAACCACTCTATCATCTAGCTGTACGAGCTAAACCTGCAAATATCCCAGAAGAAATTAGTATTGATGTGACCGATTTAGCAGTTGGAGACAGTATTACAATCGGTGATCTAAAATCGGGACGAGATTATGAGATTTTAGAAGATGATAATACGACGGTTGTTACAGTTTTACCGCCAGATGGTGGAGCAGAGCAAGATGAAGTAGAGGCACCAGAGGAAATCGCTGATGCGGATTCGGAAGCAAGTAATGAAGATGAAAACAAAGAATAAACGTAATTCAGAGCGCGATCCAAGAGATCGTGCTCTTTTCTGCTTTATTTTTGGAGCTTTATTACGTTACAATAAGAGCAACAAAATCGGAAGAAAGACGTGAATTTATGAAGTGTATAGTAGGGCTCGGTAATCCGGGAAGACGCTTTGAAGATACCCGGCATAATATAGGATTTATGGTCGTAGATGAACTGATGAAACGACACCAGCTGTCACTAGATAAGAAAAAGTTTAACGGTCAATTTACAACACATGTAGTAGAAGGGGAAAAGGTTATTTTTCTTCAACCTTTGACATATATGAATCTCTCTGGAGAGTCCGTCCGTCCTTTAGCGGATTTTTATAATCTAAATCCAGAAGATATCGTCGTCATTTATGATGATTTAGACTTGCCGAATGGCAAGATTCGTTTAAGACAAAAAGGTGGTCACGGAGGACATAATGGGATTCGTTCTATGATTGATCATTTAGGAACAAAGGAGTTTAAACGAATCCGTGTCGGAATCGGAAGACCAACAACACCACAGCCCGTCCCTAATTTTGTGACAGAACCATTCACGAAAGAGGAGTGGGTACTTGCTAGGGAAGGAATTTATAAAGCGGCTGATGCTTGTGACGCATGGTTCTCCAAGCCTTTTGAGCAGGTTATGAATGAATTTAACTAAAACCGCATACATTTTAAAACCTGAGCAGGTTTCTTAATGGTAAAAGGAATGCGTATAGATTTTGAACTCTTCGGACAAACTGATAGAAACATTTAGTGTGTTCGAGGAGGAATTAATTTGCCGTTAATTTATAAGTGTAATCATTGTGGAAATCAGGTCGGTGAGCTGCATCAAAAAGTGGTGGATACGAAATCTTTAGGTTGGCATGAGCTTTCGGAACAAGAAAAACGGGAGATGATCCAATATCAAGACAATGGGGATATCCATATCCAAACGATTTGTGAGAACTGCCAAGAATCATTAGAACACAATCCTCATTATCATGAATTGGACTACTTCATCCAATAGAAAATGGAACATTAGCTTTGGATGAAATCCAAAGCATTTTGCACTTTCAAAACATAGGAAAATGATTCACACTGTCGTATGTTTATGAGTACAAGTGAAGACAGATGGAGAACTGTTCCACCCAACATGTAAGAGGTTGAACGTCAGGGGGAAACTTACGAAATGCAAGGCATAAAAGACTATTTAAAGTCAAAAGAAGATATAGATTCCATTGTAGCGGGGGTCTCCAGCGGGTTATCTGAACAGCTTGTATCAGGCTTATCGGGTTCTGCGAGAGGGATGCTCGCTTCTTTGATTAGTGAATCGTTGAACAAACCAATATTGTTAGTAACACATCAGTTAATGCAGGCACAACAGCTTTATGAGGATTTAAGTGAAATTTCTTCTGGAGTGAATGTGTTTCTGTATCCAGTTAATGAATTGATGGCGTCTGAGATTGCTATTGCAAGTCCAGAACTTAGGAGTCAACGAATTGATGCGCTGACGCAATGGCTAAACGAAGATGCAGGCATATTGATTGCACCTGTTGCGGCATTAAAGAGGATTTTACCTCCTGCTTCTTATTGGAAGAAACACCAGATTACGTTTGAAGTTGGAACGGATATTGATTTACAAAAATCTATTGAAACGTTGGTGGAGATGGGTTACGAACGAGTGGAAATGGTATCAACCCCAGGTGAATTTAGTATCCGAGGGGGTATCATAGACATTTTTTCTTTAACACAGGAGAATCCGATTCGAATAGAGCTGTTTGATACAGAAGTAGATTCTATTCGTTATTTTGATTCAGAGACCCAACGTTCTCTTGATAAGTTATCCAAAGCACCGATTGTTCCAGCAACAGAGCTTTTATTAACAGATCATGATATTGCTTCTGGTGCAGATAAATTAGAAGAAGCATTAGCGCATTCGTTAAAGAAATTAACGAAAAAGGAAGAGAAGGAAAAGCTCTCTACCCTCATTAGCCATGATATTGACCGCATGCGGGAACAAGAACGCTTTCAGGAAATGTATAAGTATGTTCATTTTCTCTATGAGCATCCTGCTAGTTTATTAGATTATTTGCCAAAAGACGGTTTATTAATATTGGATGAAATGAGTCGTATTCAAGAAACTGCAAATCGCCTTGATCAAGAAGAAGCAGAATGGATGAACGGACTGTTAGCTAGCCAGCAAATGGTCCGAGATAATCAGATTTCTTTTGATTGGGTAGATGTTTGGGCGAAAATGGAACAGCCAAGGTTGTATTTATCTGTATTCTTACGGCATATTCCAAACACGAACCCGCAAAATATTGTGAATCTATCTTGTCGTTCCATGCAGCAGTTCCATGGACAAATGAACTTATTACAAAACGAGATAAGTCGGTGGGAAAAAGGGAATTTTTCTGTTCTTATTTTCGCACCGAATGAAAAACGAGCTGAAAAAATCCAGTCCGTATTGGCGGATTATAATATGGAAGCCGACATTGCATCAGATAACATTACACTTCCAATAACGAAGCCAACAATCATACAGGCGCAAATTAGCAGTGGTTTTGAACTCCCTTTACATCGACTCGCCATTTTAACGGAAAGTGAGTTATTTAAACAAAAAACAGTTCGACCTAAGCGAAAACAAAAAATTTCAAATGCGGAACGAATCAAAAGCTATCAAGAGCTAAAGGTAGGAGATTATGTTGTTCACGCAAACCACGGAATAGGAAAATATTTAGGCATTGAAACACTGGAAGTAAATGGCCTTCATAAAGATTTTATGCTGATTAAATATTCTGGAGATGACAAGCTATTTGTTCCAATCGATCAAATTGACTTGGTTCAGAAGTATGTAGGTTCAGAAGGAAAAGAGCCGAAGCTTTATAAGCTTGGTGGATCTGAGTGGAAAAAGGTAAAAAGTAAAGTCCAGTCTACGGTAGAGGATATCGCAGATGATTTGATTAAATTGTATGCAGAGCGGGAAGCAACACAAGGGTATGCTTTTG includes:
- a CDS encoding ribose-phosphate diphosphokinase; its protein translation is MSSGYKDSSLKVFSLNSNQELAKEIANHIGIELGKCSVTTFSDGEVQINIEESVRGCDVYVVQSTSEPVNQHMMELLIMIDALKRASASSINIVMPYYGYARQDRKARAREPITAKLVADLLQTAGASRVITLDLHAPQIQGFFDIPVDQLVGVPILADYFLKKELDDIVVVSPDHGGVTRARHMADRLKAPIAIIDKRRPKPNVAEVMNIVGNIEGKTAILIDDIIDTAGTITLAANALIENGATEVYACCTHPVLSGPAIERIDNSKIKELIVTNSIALKEEKKMDKLSQLSVAPLISEAIVRVHELQSVSILFD
- a CDS encoding 50S ribosomal protein L25/general stress protein Ctc codes for the protein MTVTLKVDNREDLTQSNTRKIRHNGMIPAVVYGNDREPTTISVNSLELLKTVRDEGRNAIISLDVNGESVDVMLHDYQVEPIKGELLHADFFVVNMSQEMDVEVAVHLTGESVGVKDGGVLQQPLYHLAVRAKPANIPEEISIDVTDLAVGDSITIGDLKSGRDYEILEDDNTTVVTVLPPDGGAEQDEVEAPEEIADADSEASNEDENKE
- the pth gene encoding aminoacyl-tRNA hydrolase, producing the protein MKCIVGLGNPGRRFEDTRHNIGFMVVDELMKRHQLSLDKKKFNGQFTTHVVEGEKVIFLQPLTYMNLSGESVRPLADFYNLNPEDIVVIYDDLDLPNGKIRLRQKGGHGGHNGIRSMIDHLGTKEFKRIRVGIGRPTTPQPVPNFVTEPFTKEEWVLAREGIYKAADACDAWFSKPFEQVMNEFN
- a CDS encoding anti-sigma-F factor Fin family protein, with the translated sequence MPLIYKCNHCGNQVGELHQKVVDTKSLGWHELSEQEKREMIQYQDNGDIHIQTICENCQESLEHNPHYHELDYFIQ